One genomic segment of Rhizobium viscosum includes these proteins:
- a CDS encoding adenylate/guanylate cyclase domain-containing protein: MQRKLATIMVGDFVGSTPAMETDEEGAITRIDTVLETVRMIVQRHDGRVFGTAGDGLLAEFASPVNALRSAIEARAEIAALPGSSGGDMRFGLHLADVVVVGSDLRGDGVNIAARIEASAPPGAIEVSGLLHDQVRRVSPCRFEDVGERRLKGILEPIRIYRVTELVDRHVFQFAPTRSTPNAAQSPRTNSIAVARFDVAPGAVADQCFLAEGITDDLTLELSRLKGLFVSSRSAATALTTKDPVEIGRLLGVGYVISGSIRQVGDDLRVNIALTETGEGLVIWSDRIKRPFGELLDVLDEIIARVAATVSGRIEQSELAAARLKRPENMTAYEYYLRGLDHHRLVGVADIHIHEAMAWFERAMTADPGFGRPFAMHVCSWSNLPSFDMDKAEQQVAHALALDPTDPEAHRIMGAIKMKSGDFVSSRYHHIRAHELAPNDAYILGRSAAFYVYDGEPERALEMLDRAETLDPFLPVWITEERVAALYALGRFEEMRRVALTLPFQTRRTSLYQIAASMACGNAERAEFLVRQALSLDPTLSAVYIRMQETYADESVTETLVARNCDAGLPLTPRKLVARKKSLSLR, from the coding sequence ATGCAGCGTAAGCTGGCTACGATCATGGTCGGGGATTTCGTCGGCTCCACCCCCGCGATGGAAACGGACGAGGAAGGGGCGATTACGCGGATCGACACTGTCCTCGAGACTGTTCGCATGATTGTCCAGCGCCACGACGGCCGTGTCTTCGGCACGGCTGGTGATGGCCTGCTCGCCGAGTTTGCCAGCCCCGTCAATGCGTTGAGGTCCGCCATCGAGGCGCGCGCCGAGATCGCTGCCCTTCCCGGATCGAGCGGCGGCGACATGCGGTTCGGCCTCCATCTCGCTGATGTCGTCGTCGTCGGTTCGGACCTGCGCGGCGACGGGGTCAACATCGCCGCGCGCATCGAGGCGTCTGCGCCGCCTGGCGCAATCGAGGTTTCAGGCCTGCTTCACGACCAGGTCCGGCGGGTCTCGCCTTGCAGATTTGAAGACGTCGGCGAACGGCGGCTGAAGGGAATTCTCGAGCCGATCCGGATTTACCGGGTCACCGAACTGGTGGACCGTCACGTCTTTCAGTTCGCCCCGACGCGATCCACTCCCAATGCTGCCCAATCTCCCCGGACCAATTCGATCGCAGTGGCACGATTCGATGTGGCGCCCGGCGCTGTTGCAGATCAATGTTTCCTGGCGGAGGGCATTACCGACGACCTGACACTCGAACTCAGCCGCCTGAAGGGATTGTTTGTCAGTTCCCGCTCGGCGGCAACCGCCCTGACGACGAAAGATCCCGTCGAGATCGGACGCCTTCTCGGCGTCGGCTACGTCATCAGCGGTTCGATCCGACAAGTGGGCGACGACCTCAGGGTCAACATCGCGCTTACCGAGACCGGAGAAGGGCTCGTCATCTGGTCTGATCGTATCAAGCGCCCGTTTGGCGAATTGCTCGATGTGCTGGACGAGATCATCGCCCGTGTTGCGGCAACCGTATCCGGACGGATCGAGCAGTCGGAACTTGCAGCAGCACGGCTGAAGCGCCCGGAGAACATGACGGCCTACGAGTATTATCTGCGTGGTCTGGATCACCACCGCCTCGTTGGCGTTGCGGATATTCACATACACGAAGCCATGGCCTGGTTCGAGCGGGCAATGACCGCCGACCCCGGATTCGGCCGTCCCTTCGCAATGCATGTCTGCTCGTGGAGCAATCTGCCGAGCTTCGACATGGACAAGGCCGAACAGCAGGTTGCGCACGCACTCGCCCTCGATCCGACCGATCCGGAAGCCCATCGCATCATGGGCGCGATCAAGATGAAATCGGGCGACTTCGTTTCGTCGCGTTACCATCACATTCGTGCCCATGAGCTCGCTCCGAACGACGCCTATATTCTCGGCCGCAGCGCGGCTTTCTATGTCTATGACGGGGAGCCTGAGCGCGCGCTCGAAATGCTCGATCGTGCCGAGACGCTCGATCCCTTCCTGCCGGTCTGGATCACCGAAGAGCGGGTGGCAGCCCTTTACGCGCTGGGCCGTTTCGAAGAGATGAGGCGCGTCGCCTTGACGCTGCCCTTCCAGACCAGGCGCACGTCGCTCTATCAGATTGCTGCGAGCATGGCCTGCGGCAATGCCGAAAGGGCCGAATTCCTGGTTCGGCAGGCGCTCTCCCTCGATCCGACCCTGTCGGCGGTCTATATCCGGATGCAGGAGACCTATGCGGACGAGTCCGTCACCGAAACCCTGGTCGCGCGCAATTGCGATGCCGGGCTGCCATTGACGCCGCGCAAGCTCGTGGCCCGGAAGAAATCACTCTCGCTGAGATGA
- a CDS encoding arylsulfatase produces MKLLFALTSSLLTLAVSYANAQQITGTPGAPDATTTLDGRYLPNPPAPFGGEIGLDARDSKPYWPPQVVPPKGAPNILLIITDDAGYGVAGTFGGVIPTPALDRVAQAGLRYTQFHSTALCSPTRAALITGRNHHSVGYGVVSEQATGYPGYDSIIGIDNATVAEILKQNGYATSWFGKEHNTPTFQYSSAGPFDQWPSGMGFDYFYGFMGGDTNQWQPYLFENHTQVFPWVGNPKYNLITDEADKAIDHIRQLDAAAPDKPFFVYYAPGATHAPHHPTPEWIDKFKGKFDMGWNAMRDQIFANQKRLGVVPQNAQLTPWPDDLPKWDSLDADSKKLFARQAEVFAAYVAYSDNEIGRVIQAVDDLGKLDNTLVIYIEGDNGTSAEGSTLGTPSELLSIQGINVPVADQLKFYDAWGSDRTYPHMSVAWSWAFDTPFKWTKQVASHFGGTRQGMAMAWPARIKDAGGIRTQFHHMIDIVPTILEATRIPAPAMVNGVAQKPIEGVSMAYSWDKANANAPSTRHTQYFEMFGNRAIYHDGWIASTTPPAAPWLMGLGKMPDVVNGYKWELYNLNDDYSQANDLAATSPDKLREMQDMFLMEAAKYNVFPLDNDVLERTVTPRPSTTAGRTTFTYTGALSGLPTGNAPSIVNKSYTITADIEIPQSGADGMLVTEGGRFGGYGLYVLKNKPVFVYNLLGLEHFRWEGTDTLKPGKHTIVFDFKSDGPGMGKGGTGVLTVDGSKVATQQVQHTIPFLLPWDETFDVGSDTRTPVEDKDYQAPFAFTGAIDRLTVQLN; encoded by the coding sequence ATGAAGCTATTGTTTGCGCTTACATCGAGCCTTCTGACGCTTGCGGTCTCCTACGCGAACGCACAACAGATCACTGGCACACCGGGTGCGCCGGATGCCACGACGACCCTCGACGGGCGATACCTTCCCAATCCGCCGGCGCCGTTTGGCGGCGAAATCGGGCTGGATGCAAGAGATTCCAAACCGTATTGGCCGCCGCAGGTGGTGCCCCCGAAGGGCGCACCGAATATCCTGCTGATCATTACCGATGACGCGGGCTATGGTGTGGCGGGCACGTTTGGAGGCGTCATACCGACGCCCGCGCTCGACCGTGTCGCGCAGGCGGGGCTGCGCTACACGCAGTTTCACTCGACTGCGCTTTGCTCGCCGACGCGTGCCGCTCTCATCACCGGGCGCAATCATCACTCGGTCGGCTACGGCGTGGTTTCCGAGCAGGCTACCGGCTATCCGGGATACGATTCCATCATCGGCATCGACAACGCCACGGTTGCCGAAATCCTGAAGCAGAACGGCTACGCCACGTCCTGGTTCGGCAAGGAACACAATACGCCGACCTTCCAATACAGCTCGGCCGGCCCGTTCGATCAGTGGCCCTCCGGCATGGGCTTCGATTATTTCTATGGTTTCATGGGCGGCGACACCAACCAGTGGCAGCCCTATCTGTTCGAGAATCACACCCAGGTCTTTCCCTGGGTCGGCAACCCCAAATACAATCTGATCACCGACGAGGCCGACAAGGCGATCGACCATATCCGGCAGCTCGACGCGGCTGCGCCCGACAAGCCGTTCTTCGTCTATTACGCGCCGGGCGCAACGCATGCGCCGCATCATCCGACCCCGGAATGGATCGACAAGTTCAAGGGCAAGTTCGACATGGGCTGGAACGCCATGCGCGACCAGATCTTTGCCAACCAGAAGCGGCTCGGCGTCGTCCCTCAGAACGCGCAGCTCACGCCATGGCCGGACGACCTGCCGAAATGGGATTCGCTGGATGCCGACAGCAAGAAGCTGTTTGCGCGCCAGGCCGAAGTCTTCGCCGCTTACGTCGCCTATTCCGACAATGAGATCGGCCGTGTCATTCAGGCGGTCGACGACCTCGGCAAGCTCGACAACACGCTCGTCATCTATATCGAAGGCGACAACGGAACGAGTGCCGAGGGGTCCACTCTCGGCACGCCCAGCGAGCTCCTATCCATCCAGGGCATCAACGTTCCGGTCGCGGACCAGCTCAAGTTCTATGATGCATGGGGATCGGACAGGACCTATCCCCACATGTCCGTTGCCTGGTCCTGGGCGTTCGATACTCCCTTCAAATGGACCAAGCAGGTCGCCTCGCATTTCGGCGGCACGCGCCAGGGCATGGCCATGGCATGGCCGGCCCGCATCAAGGATGCGGGTGGCATCCGCACCCAGTTCCATCACATGATCGACATCGTCCCGACCATACTCGAGGCGACCCGGATCCCGGCACCCGCGATGGTCAATGGCGTGGCGCAGAAGCCGATCGAAGGCGTCAGCATGGCCTATAGCTGGGACAAGGCGAACGCCAACGCTCCCTCGACGCGCCATACCCAGTATTTCGAGATGTTCGGCAACCGCGCCATCTACCATGACGGCTGGATCGCCTCGACGACGCCGCCGGCCGCTCCGTGGCTGATGGGGCTCGGCAAGATGCCGGATGTGGTGAACGGCTACAAATGGGAGCTGTACAATCTCAACGACGATTACTCGCAGGCCAACGACCTGGCCGCGACCAGCCCGGACAAGCTGCGCGAAATGCAGGATATGTTCCTTATGGAGGCGGCCAAATACAACGTCTTCCCGTTGGACAACGACGTGCTGGAGCGTACCGTTACGCCGCGGCCGAGCACCACCGCGGGCCGGACGACATTCACCTATACCGGCGCTCTCTCCGGCCTGCCGACCGGCAATGCGCCAAGCATCGTGAACAAGTCGTACACGATCACTGCCGATATCGAGATCCCGCAATCGGGCGCGGATGGGATGCTGGTCACCGAAGGGGGACGGTTCGGCGGGTACGGACTGTACGTGCTGAAGAACAAGCCGGTATTCGTCTACAACCTGCTTGGACTAGAACATTTCCGCTGGGAGGGCACCGATACGCTCAAGCCCGGCAAGCACACGATCGTCTTTGATTTCAAGTCTGACGGACCCGGCATGGGCAAGGGCGGAACCGGCGTGCTGACCGTGGATGGGAGCAAGGTCGCCACACAGCAGGTGCAGCATACCATTCCCTTCCTGTTGCCGTGGGATGAGACCTTCGACGTGGGCAGCGATACGCGCACCCCGGTGGAGGACAAGGACTATCAGGCGCCGTTCGCCTTTACCGGGGCGATCGACCGTCTGACGGTGCAATTGAACTGA
- a CDS encoding TetR/AcrR family transcriptional regulator: protein MEQTTSEKILDIAQSLVVAGGYNGFSYADISDAVGIRKASIHHHFPTKAELVRVLVDRYTQRAESGLNSLREHVPGPIDQLQAYLDYWQKCILDASEPFCVCAMLAAEIQMLPEPVAAHVRRHFENLAAWLTSVLKAGVEQKLFRLAKSPEEEAQILMASVHGAMLSARALGDPSLFAAIVGPQIARLKA, encoded by the coding sequence ATGGAACAGACGACTTCGGAAAAGATCCTCGATATAGCGCAGTCCCTCGTCGTGGCGGGAGGCTATAACGGCTTCAGCTATGCCGATATTTCCGATGCGGTCGGCATCCGCAAGGCGAGCATCCACCACCATTTCCCCACCAAGGCCGAGCTGGTGCGGGTCCTGGTCGACCGCTATACGCAGCGCGCCGAATCCGGCCTGAACTCGCTGCGCGAGCACGTTCCCGGCCCCATCGATCAGCTGCAGGCTTATCTGGACTACTGGCAGAAATGCATCCTCGACGCCTCGGAGCCCTTCTGCGTCTGCGCCATGCTCGCCGCCGAAATACAGATGCTGCCGGAGCCGGTCGCAGCCCACGTGCGCCGGCATTTCGAGAACCTGGCCGCCTGGCTGACGTCAGTGCTGAAGGCCGGCGTGGAGCAGAAGCTCTTCCGGCTCGCCAAATCGCCCGAAGAGGAAGCGCAGATCCTGATGGCCTCCGTCCATGGCGCCATGCTGTCGGCCCGCGCGCTTGGCGACCCCAGCCTGTTTGCCGCGATCGTCGGCCCGCAGATCGCGAGGCTCAAGGCATAG
- a CDS encoding DUF308 domain-containing protein has protein sequence MQNQSSPQSSWLRSYYFVRALFSIGWIIAAILSGGHSALASVLLVIYPAWDAAANLVDARSNGGLKANPAQTFNVAVSTITTLAVIIAVMSSTYAVLAVFGFWAIFSGLLQLSAAVRRWRIYGAQWVMILSGAQSTLAGGFMISRAYGTAAPGILDIAPYAGFGAFYFLLSAVWMTVSAYRKASV, from the coding sequence ATGCAGAACCAATCTTCCCCGCAATCGAGCTGGTTGCGATCCTATTATTTCGTCCGTGCGCTGTTTTCGATCGGCTGGATCATCGCCGCCATTCTTTCAGGAGGGCATTCCGCGCTCGCCTCCGTGCTGCTCGTCATCTATCCGGCCTGGGATGCGGCGGCAAACCTCGTGGACGCCCGCTCGAATGGCGGCCTGAAGGCTAACCCGGCCCAGACCTTCAACGTCGCCGTCAGCACCATCACCACGCTCGCCGTCATCATCGCCGTCATGAGCAGCACCTATGCCGTGCTCGCCGTCTTCGGCTTCTGGGCCATCTTTTCCGGTCTCCTGCAGCTCTCGGCGGCCGTGCGGCGCTGGCGCATCTACGGCGCGCAATGGGTGATGATCCTCAGCGGCGCGCAATCGACGCTCGCCGGCGGTTTCATGATCAGCCGGGCCTATGGAACCGCAGCGCCTGGTATTCTCGACATTGCGCCCTATGCGGGCTTCGGCGCCTTCTATTTCCTGCTGTCGGCTGTTTGGATGACGGTTTCGGCGTATCGGAAGGCGAGTGTGTGA
- a CDS encoding calcium-binding protein — translation MTVTNSIMSSIYQSSTYRFSKTTIEEWRAAKSGGEGGDDRQAAPSSPAPDKSGEKDGASATSIVRHVRQQAMEMSLRVLVGTGGDDRLHGGSNSFVDADAGNDEVSAYSDATVDGGDGGDYISTYDHATVSGGRGDDVIDTYDYSIIDGGDGNDEIWTYAHSTVDGGAGDDIINGYGDSDITGGAGNDHVSVNDHSKVNAGAGNDWVSGYDYSTVDGGDGNDYISVYRDSTVNGGAGNDVIETYERSVITGGKGADRIQTGGGSILKYAAGDGRDQIMVSGSATLELGEGISADAVQVTVNGRTATISVNGNSDDVITVELYAGASSSLTIAFADGSTRQVTAQPASGGGTPHLPPNSQVPILLPPGEPAMSKEAFEAMIRDPNMSQAQREYLVGSLAPAIYGIPRYDYSHLEWHTLPPGSAQPMSAEVKAQLAASQELARQLQAERDAETAAHPERYNPQTESNDMYETNVATLPDDAIKPRIEYISHLIQSGEADKYSFHAGNGDQTTNSIHQFLFWLQQRAQEMESDGTYSPGMFG, via the coding sequence ATGACCGTTACCAATTCGATTATGTCATCGATCTACCAGTCCTCAACATACCGGTTTTCAAAGACGACGATTGAGGAATGGCGGGCTGCAAAGTCCGGTGGGGAGGGCGGCGATGACCGTCAGGCTGCGCCTTCGAGCCCGGCTCCGGACAAGAGCGGCGAAAAGGACGGTGCCAGCGCCACCTCGATCGTGCGGCACGTCCGCCAGCAAGCGATGGAAATGTCGCTAAGGGTTCTCGTCGGTACGGGCGGGGACGACAGGCTGCACGGCGGATCGAACAGTTTCGTCGATGCCGACGCCGGCAATGACGAGGTGTCGGCCTATTCCGACGCGACGGTCGATGGCGGCGACGGCGGCGATTACATCAGCACCTATGATCATGCGACCGTCAGCGGCGGGCGGGGCGACGACGTCATCGATACCTACGATTATTCCATCATCGACGGCGGAGACGGCAATGACGAGATCTGGACCTACGCTCATTCCACTGTCGATGGCGGAGCCGGCGACGACATCATCAACGGTTACGGTGACTCCGATATCACAGGCGGAGCCGGCAATGACCACGTGTCCGTCAACGATCATTCGAAGGTTAATGCCGGGGCGGGCAACGACTGGGTGAGCGGCTACGATTATTCGACCGTCGACGGCGGAGACGGCAATGACTACATCTCCGTCTATCGCGACTCCACGGTCAATGGCGGGGCCGGCAACGATGTCATCGAGACCTACGAAAGGTCCGTCATCACCGGCGGCAAAGGCGCCGACCGGATCCAGACCGGCGGCGGCTCGATCCTCAAATATGCCGCGGGCGACGGGCGCGACCAGATCATGGTCTCCGGCTCCGCCACGCTGGAGCTTGGCGAGGGCATTTCCGCCGATGCGGTGCAGGTCACCGTCAATGGCCGCACGGCGACCATCAGCGTCAACGGCAATTCCGACGATGTTATCACCGTCGAGCTTTACGCCGGAGCATCGTCATCGCTGACGATCGCCTTTGCGGATGGCAGCACGCGGCAGGTCACCGCCCAGCCGGCAAGCGGAGGCGGCACGCCGCATCTGCCGCCAAATTCTCAAGTCCCGATCCTTTTGCCTCCTGGCGAGCCGGCGATGTCGAAGGAAGCGTTTGAAGCGATGATCCGCGACCCGAACATGTCGCAGGCGCAGAGGGAATATCTCGTCGGCTCGCTGGCGCCGGCGATCTATGGCATCCCGCGGTATGACTATTCCCATCTCGAATGGCACACATTGCCGCCCGGCTCGGCGCAGCCGATGTCAGCCGAGGTGAAGGCCCAGCTTGCTGCCAGCCAAGAGCTGGCGCGGCAGCTGCAGGCAGAGCGTGATGCTGAGACGGCCGCCCATCCGGAGCGCTACAATCCGCAGACCGAGAGCAATGACATGTATGAAACCAATGTCGCGACATTGCCCGATGACGCCATCAAGCCGCGGATCGAATATATCAGCCATCTCATTCAGAGCGGCGAGGCTGACAAATATTCGTTCCACGCCGGAAACGGCGACCAGACCACCAATTCGATCCACCAGTTTCTCTTCTGGCTGCAGCAACGCGCTCAGGAAATGGAAAGCGACGGCACCTATTCGCCCGGCATGTTCGGGTAA
- a CDS encoding M20 aminoacylase family protein, with the protein MSTIEAVAEEAKGWRRHIHQNPELLFDLPETAAFVAGKLAEFGCENVTTGLAKTGVVAVIEGNKGPGKTIALRCDMDALPMSEQTNLPYASKNANRMHACGHDGHTAMLLATAKCLVEDPDFSGKVVLIFQPAEEGGGGARVMIEEGLLERFGIDEVYGMHNEPGLEIGSFATRAGPFMAGADRFVITINGKGGHAASPNMTRDPVLVSAHMVTALQSIASRFTDPFDPVVVSIAFSEAGNDKALNVIPASVRLGGTIRTMQAETRKAVEQRFREIVHGTAKLFETEAEIDWRPGYPVTVNDAGRTSAIVAAAAKVAGEGRVDAAYEPSMGAEDFSYMLEKRPGAMILIGNGDSAGLHHPAYDFNDKAIAHGVRYWLSLVGQELGAR; encoded by the coding sequence ATGAGCACTATCGAAGCCGTCGCCGAAGAGGCCAAGGGCTGGCGACGGCATATTCATCAGAATCCGGAGCTGCTCTTCGACCTGCCGGAGACGGCGGCCTTCGTGGCGGGCAAGCTTGCGGAATTCGGCTGCGAGAATGTGACGACCGGGCTCGCCAAAACCGGCGTCGTCGCCGTCATCGAGGGCAACAAGGGCCCCGGCAAGACGATTGCGCTTCGTTGCGACATGGATGCCCTGCCGATGTCGGAGCAGACCAATCTTCCCTATGCCTCAAAAAATGCCAACCGCATGCATGCCTGCGGCCATGACGGGCACACGGCCATGCTGCTTGCCACCGCCAAGTGCCTCGTCGAAGACCCGGATTTCTCCGGCAAGGTCGTGCTCATCTTCCAGCCGGCGGAGGAAGGCGGCGGCGGAGCGCGGGTGATGATCGAGGAGGGGCTGCTAGAGCGTTTCGGCATCGACGAGGTCTATGGCATGCATAACGAGCCGGGCCTCGAGATCGGTTCCTTTGCGACGCGCGCCGGTCCCTTCATGGCGGGTGCCGACCGTTTCGTCATCACCATCAACGGCAAGGGCGGGCATGCGGCCTCGCCGAACATGACGCGCGATCCGGTTCTCGTCAGCGCCCATATGGTCACCGCGCTGCAATCGATCGCTTCGCGCTTCACCGATCCCTTCGATCCCGTCGTCGTCTCCATCGCCTTTTCGGAGGCCGGCAACGACAAGGCGCTGAACGTCATTCCCGCCTCCGTGCGCCTCGGCGGTACGATCCGCACCATGCAGGCGGAAACGCGGAAGGCCGTCGAGCAGCGGTTCCGTGAGATCGTGCATGGTACGGCGAAGCTGTTTGAAACCGAAGCCGAGATCGACTGGCGGCCGGGCTATCCTGTCACGGTCAACGATGCCGGCAGGACATCGGCGATCGTTGCGGCGGCTGCAAAGGTGGCGGGCGAGGGCCGGGTGGATGCGGCTTACGAGCCGTCGATGGGGGCGGAGGATTTCTCCTATATGCTGGAGAAGCGGCCAGGCGCGATGATCCTGATCGGCAATGGGGACAGTGCGGGTCTGCACCATCCGGCCTATGATTTCAACGACAAGGCGATTGCGCATGGGGTGCGGTACTGGCTGTCTCTGGTCGGGCAGGAGCTTGGGGCCCGGTAG
- a CDS encoding calcium-binding protein — MPFLESQVNTFTVNFQYSAATTQLPGGGWVITWASMLQDGSGSGIYQQVYDATGALVGPETRVNTTVEGNQDMPAVTVLADGGWVVTWGDQGVSTPGVYQQAFNADGTPRGGETQVNTYEGAGQGLRSVMGLSDGGWVVSWLSVGQDGSGYGIYQQAFAADGSKIAGETQVNTYTDGNQWPGSMAPLDGGGWVVTWSSAGLDGSETGILQQVYNADGTPRGGETLVNTYTNSYQGGPTVVARDGGWVVIWGSNGQDGSSGGIYQQAYNADGTRLGTETRVNTTTDGNQGYPTSAALDGGGWVVIWLSGDAHMMQQAYNANGTPKGGETQVDTEGTYASNQKVTALADGGWVVTWTVMGFTDTYYHVYQQAFNADGTKNGDETLLNTLTHTYHDIPQVAALDDGGWIVTWASDSDYNGPYSYDSGIYQVRYDADAHAVELPSHSIYGTYPGMSLFGTAGDDAIYASAGDDTLYGYAGNDHLSGSSGDDRMIGGLGNDTYSVDTTADRVVELAGEGTDTVLTEVSYTLSANVENLAMVAEGNLYATGNALDNVMTGNSGNNTLAGAAGSDTLHGLDGNDYLDGGADNDTFYGGSGDDMLAGGTGDDFMDGGDGNDKYKVDSAGDVVHDTGDGVWDLVDTIYSTAETYSLAGTGVETLILQAGAVTGIGGSGNNQIVGNAAANTLVGGGGADGLNGGGGADTFALAAPSPFNFASINDFGADDFLLFQSADFQGMTTATLDFHVGKTAIGTDAQFYFNSSDRTLYWDEDGTGGDGAVGVALLNGAYVLQSGDFLFA, encoded by the coding sequence ATGCCGTTTTTGGAATCTCAGGTCAACACGTTCACGGTCAATTTTCAGTACAGTGCTGCGACCACCCAGCTGCCAGGCGGCGGATGGGTGATCACATGGGCCTCGATGCTGCAGGACGGCAGCGGTTCCGGAATCTACCAGCAGGTCTACGACGCGACGGGCGCCCTCGTCGGCCCCGAAACCCGCGTCAACACCACGGTCGAGGGCAATCAGGACATGCCGGCCGTGACGGTCCTTGCCGACGGCGGCTGGGTGGTGACCTGGGGAGACCAGGGGGTCTCCACGCCCGGGGTCTACCAACAGGCATTCAACGCGGACGGCACGCCGCGCGGCGGCGAGACCCAGGTCAACACCTATGAGGGCGCGGGACAGGGCTTGCGATCGGTCATGGGGCTTTCCGACGGAGGCTGGGTCGTCAGCTGGTTGTCGGTAGGCCAGGACGGTTCCGGATACGGGATCTACCAGCAGGCCTTCGCTGCCGACGGCTCCAAGATCGCCGGAGAGACCCAGGTCAACACCTACACCGATGGAAACCAGTGGCCCGGTTCGATGGCGCCGCTCGATGGCGGCGGCTGGGTCGTCACCTGGTCGTCAGCAGGGCTGGACGGTTCCGAGACCGGCATATTGCAGCAGGTCTACAATGCCGACGGAACGCCGCGCGGCGGGGAGACCCTCGTCAATACCTACACCAATTCCTATCAGGGCGGCCCAACCGTGGTGGCACGCGACGGCGGCTGGGTCGTCATCTGGGGATCGAATGGCCAGGATGGCTCGAGCGGCGGGATCTATCAGCAGGCCTACAATGCCGACGGAACGCGGCTCGGCACGGAGACACGGGTCAACACCACGACCGACGGCAACCAGGGCTACCCTACCTCCGCCGCATTGGACGGCGGCGGCTGGGTGGTGATCTGGCTCTCGGGCGATGCCCATATGATGCAGCAGGCCTACAACGCGAACGGGACACCAAAAGGCGGCGAGACGCAGGTCGATACCGAGGGGACATATGCGTCGAACCAGAAGGTGACGGCGCTGGCCGACGGCGGCTGGGTGGTGACCTGGACGGTGATGGGATTCACCGACACCTACTACCATGTCTATCAGCAGGCGTTTAATGCCGACGGGACGAAAAACGGCGATGAAACGCTCCTCAACACGCTGACCCACACCTACCATGATATACCCCAGGTGGCGGCACTCGATGACGGCGGCTGGATCGTCACCTGGGCATCCGACAGCGACTACAACGGTCCCTACTCCTATGACTCCGGCATCTATCAGGTTCGCTACGATGCCGACGCCCATGCGGTGGAGCTTCCGAGCCACAGCATCTACGGTACCTATCCTGGCATGAGCCTCTTCGGCACGGCCGGCGACGATGCCATCTATGCAAGCGCCGGCGACGATACGCTCTACGGCTATGCAGGCAATGACCATCTTTCCGGAAGCTCTGGCGACGACAGGATGATCGGCGGCCTCGGCAACGATACCTATAGCGTCGACACCACGGCCGACCGGGTCGTGGAACTGGCCGGAGAAGGTACCGACACCGTCCTGACCGAAGTGAGCTATACGCTTTCGGCCAATGTCGAGAACCTCGCGATGGTCGCCGAGGGCAATCTCTATGCGACCGGCAATGCGCTCGACAACGTCATGACCGGCAATAGCGGCAACAACACTCTCGCCGGCGCTGCAGGAAGCGATACGCTTCATGGTCTCGACGGCAACGATTATCTCGATGGCGGCGCAGACAATGATACGTTCTACGGCGGCTCCGGCGACGACATGCTCGCGGGCGGTACCGGCGACGACTTCATGGATGGCGGCGACGGAAACGACAAATACAAGGTCGACAGCGCCGGCGACGTCGTCCACGATACCGGCGACGGCGTCTGGGATCTGGTCGATACCATCTATTCCACGGCGGAGACCTATTCGCTCGCCGGTACCGGTGTTGAAACACTGATCCTTCAGGCAGGCGCCGTGACCGGGATCGGCGGCAGCGGCAACAACCAGATAGTAGGCAATGCGGCCGCCAACACGCTCGTCGGCGGCGGCGGTGCCGATGGCCTGAACGGCGGCGGCGGCGCCGATACGTTCGCCCTCGCCGCACCGAGCCCGTTCAACTTCGCTTCCATCAACGATTTCGGCGCGGACGACTTCCTGTTGTTCCAGTCCGCCGACTTCCAGGGCATGACCACGGCCACCCTGGATTTCCACGTCGGCAAAACCGCCATCGGCACAGATGCCCAGTTCTACTTCAACTCATCTGACCGCACGCTCTATTGGGACGAGGATGGCACCGGAGGAGATGGTGCCGTTGGAGTTGCCCTGCTCAACGGAGCCTATGTCCTGCAGTCCGGCGATTTCCTGTTTGCGTGA